The proteins below come from a single Agrococcus beijingensis genomic window:
- a CDS encoding PLDc N-terminal domain-containing protein: MRWAIIGGILALVVTVYALVDLTVTDDRRIRRLNRVLWVVLIVVLPVIGPIAWLAWGKGPRSDARPMAPDDDPAFGRSSDVTDAEADRRIAELEQQLAALDAEDADRPTPVPPVSDPLAPTVPGTPGTPSPPSTPVIEVDPDADAAADDVDGSGRRSPDDGDGARA, from the coding sequence ATGAGGTGGGCAATCATCGGCGGGATCCTGGCCCTTGTGGTCACGGTGTATGCGCTGGTCGACCTCACGGTCACCGACGATCGGCGCATCCGCCGCCTGAACCGGGTGCTGTGGGTCGTCCTGATCGTCGTGCTGCCCGTGATCGGGCCGATCGCGTGGCTCGCGTGGGGCAAGGGGCCGCGCTCCGACGCGCGCCCGATGGCGCCCGACGACGACCCCGCCTTCGGCCGCTCGAGCGACGTGACCGACGCCGAGGCCGACCGCCGCATCGCCGAGCTCGAGCAGCAGCTCGCGGCGCTCGACGCCGAGGACGCCGACCGGCCGACCCCCGTGCCTCCGGTCTCCGACCCCCTGGCGCCGACCGTGCCGGGCACGCCCGGCACCCCCAGCCCGCCCAGCACGCCCGTCATCGAGGTCGACCCCGACGCCGACGCCGCCGCTGATGATGTCGACGGGTCTGGCCGCCGCTCGCCCGACGACGGCGACGGCGCGCGTGCCTGA
- a CDS encoding 1,4-dihydroxy-2-naphthoate polyprenyltransferase, translating to MSSPRSGNPAKRAQHDGTAPSPATWRDWIAASRPRTLGMAIAPVVLGTAAAFNAEGYHLGIALACLALAICMQIGVNYANDYSDGVKGTDAVRVGPGRLVGAGKAAPKAVRNVAIGFLAAGALAGLVVVLLSGRWLLLLVGVVCLLAAWGYTGGKRPYGYYALGELMAFLFFGPVAVCGTVYAIIGRVTEDAIALGVAIGCISAALMVCNNLRDIDTDRAAGKRSLATLIGRGPSKALYVALMLVPFVILWVFSYALAYGFVVFAVLLLAGPAMVIVVMARSPRDLITALGLTGATALLYGVGLAVAIWGGPAGFVPAA from the coding sequence ATGTCCTCTCCTCGTTCCGGCAACCCGGCCAAGCGCGCCCAGCACGACGGCACCGCGCCGAGCCCCGCGACCTGGCGCGACTGGATCGCTGCCTCCCGCCCCCGCACGCTCGGCATGGCGATCGCGCCCGTCGTGCTCGGCACCGCCGCGGCGTTCAACGCCGAGGGCTACCACCTCGGCATCGCGCTCGCCTGCCTGGCGCTCGCCATCTGCATGCAGATCGGCGTGAACTACGCCAACGACTACTCCGACGGCGTGAAGGGCACGGACGCGGTGCGCGTCGGCCCCGGCCGCCTCGTCGGTGCCGGCAAGGCGGCGCCGAAGGCGGTGCGCAATGTCGCGATCGGCTTCCTGGCCGCGGGTGCGCTCGCGGGGCTGGTGGTCGTGCTGCTGAGCGGCCGCTGGTTGCTGCTGCTCGTCGGCGTCGTGTGCCTGCTCGCCGCCTGGGGCTACACCGGCGGCAAGCGTCCCTACGGGTACTACGCGCTCGGCGAGCTGATGGCGTTCCTCTTCTTCGGGCCCGTCGCCGTCTGCGGCACCGTCTACGCGATCATCGGTCGCGTCACCGAGGACGCCATCGCGCTGGGTGTCGCGATCGGCTGCATCTCGGCTGCGCTGATGGTGTGCAACAACCTGCGCGACATCGACACCGACCGCGCCGCCGGCAAGCGCAGCCTGGCGACCCTGATCGGCCGCGGCCCCTCGAAGGCGCTCTACGTCGCGCTGATGCTCGTGCCGTTCGTCATCCTCTGGGTCTTCTCGTACGCGCTCGCCTACGGCTTCGTCGTCTTCGCCGTGCTGCTGCTGGCGGGTCCCGCGATGGTGATCGTCGTGATGGCGCGCTCGCCGCGCGACCTCATCACCGCGCTCGGGCTCACCGGCGCGACCGCGCTGCTCTACGGCGTCGGCCTCGCGGTCGCCATCTGGGGCGGCCCGGCCGGGTTCGTGCCCGCCGCCTGA
- a CDS encoding 1,4-dihydroxy-2-naphthoyl-CoA synthase, with the protein MTISPLFDAAEWADAEPGYDDITVHRSRDGRIARVAFDRPEVRNAFRPHTVDELYRALDEVRQDSRIGVVLLTGNGPSTKDGGWAFCSGGDQRIRGRDGYRYAEGETAGTIDPARSGRLHILEVQRLIRFMPKVVIAVVPGWAAGGGHSLHVVCDLTIASREHARFKQTDADVGSFDAGYGSAYMARQTGQKFAREVFFLAREYDADRALQAGAINASVPHEQLEATALDWAREILTKSPTAIRMLKFAFNAVDDGLVGQQIFAGEATRLAYGTDEAVEGRDSFLEKREPDWSPFPWQY; encoded by the coding sequence GTGACCATCTCGCCCCTCTTCGACGCCGCAGAGTGGGCCGACGCCGAGCCGGGCTACGACGACATCACGGTGCACCGCTCGCGCGACGGGCGCATCGCCCGCGTCGCCTTCGACCGCCCCGAGGTGCGCAACGCCTTCCGCCCGCACACGGTCGACGAGCTCTACCGCGCGCTCGACGAGGTGCGGCAGGACAGTCGCATCGGCGTCGTGCTCCTCACCGGCAACGGGCCCAGCACCAAGGACGGCGGCTGGGCGTTCTGCTCCGGCGGCGACCAGCGCATCCGCGGCCGCGACGGCTACCGGTACGCCGAGGGCGAGACGGCCGGCACCATCGACCCGGCGAGGAGCGGCCGCCTGCACATCCTCGAGGTGCAGCGCCTGATCCGCTTCATGCCCAAGGTCGTCATCGCGGTCGTGCCCGGCTGGGCGGCGGGCGGCGGCCATTCGCTGCACGTGGTCTGCGACCTCACGATCGCGAGCCGCGAGCATGCGCGCTTCAAGCAGACCGATGCGGATGTCGGGTCGTTCGACGCCGGGTACGGCTCGGCGTACATGGCCCGCCAGACGGGGCAGAAGTTCGCGCGCGAGGTCTTCTTCCTCGCTCGTGAGTACGACGCCGACCGGGCGCTCCAGGCGGGCGCGATCAACGCATCCGTGCCCCATGAGCAGCTCGAGGCGACCGCCCTCGACTGGGCGCGCGAGATCCTGACGAAGAGCCCCACCGCGATCCGCATGCTCAAGTTCGCCTTCAACGCCGTCGACGACGGCCTGGTCGGGCAGCAGATCTTCGCCGGCGAGGCCACCCGCCTCGCCTACGGCACCGACGAGGCGGTCGAGGGGCGCGACTCCTTCCTCGAGAAGCGCGAACCCGACTGGTCGCCCTTCCCCTGGCAGTACTGA
- a CDS encoding DUF4229 domain-containing protein, whose protein sequence is MGPSMRYLVVRAALFVVPFALLMIAQVPWPLSLLIALAFAFAASIVFFPKLREEAAADLRRMRDGRKRDGVGPDDADVEDGVLDEPATPVRDADGAADSATDGATEPQTRATRDGDDPDASARP, encoded by the coding sequence ATGGGACCTTCGATGCGCTACCTCGTCGTGCGCGCGGCACTGTTCGTCGTGCCGTTCGCTCTGCTGATGATCGCGCAGGTGCCGTGGCCGCTGTCGCTCCTGATCGCGCTGGCCTTCGCCTTCGCCGCGTCGATCGTCTTCTTCCCGAAGCTGCGCGAGGAGGCTGCCGCAGACCTGCGTCGGATGCGTGACGGCCGCAAGCGCGATGGCGTCGGTCCCGATGACGCCGACGTCGAGGACGGGGTGCTCGACGAGCCCGCGACGCCGGTGCGCGATGCCGATGGTGCCGCCGACAGCGCGACCGATGGCGCGACCGAGCCGCAGACCCGGGCGACCCGCGACGGCGACGACCCGGACGCATCCGCCCGACCGTAG
- a CDS encoding AI-2E family transporter: protein MRWPWQRRKAELPAVEHVHEPAQPRWALPRTLIILLSVIAVIASLILVNQVASFVAPIFLGFNLVLAVMPLQQALLRAGAPRIVAALALLLTVYAFLVALFWSIYWSVQSLVAELPGYSAEFNALYQQTLVWLESLGVSQDEALQQLQNAFSPSAIASAIGAIASDAGVVLAFLATLFVVVFFLAWDSMYLPERMQRIAITNPGIVRGVDRFAAGVQRYWVVTTLFGLIVSALDLVALTALGVPLALVWAVFAFVTNYIPNIGFVIGVVPPTLMALLANGPVNALLTAILFSVINFVMQSLIQPKVAGDAVGVTPATSFLSLLVWAFALGPIGALMALPATLAVKTLLVDPDPKLAWVSKLMSNKIDPLPPPRLGRAVSPGMRPRTKETPPPAPKLPGR, encoded by the coding sequence ATGCGCTGGCCGTGGCAGCGCCGCAAGGCCGAGCTGCCCGCTGTCGAGCACGTGCACGAGCCGGCCCAGCCGCGCTGGGCGCTGCCGCGCACCCTCATCATCCTGCTGTCGGTGATCGCCGTGATCGCGTCGCTGATCCTCGTGAACCAGGTCGCCTCGTTCGTCGCGCCGATCTTCCTGGGCTTCAACCTGGTGCTCGCGGTGATGCCGCTGCAGCAGGCGCTGCTGCGCGCCGGCGCCCCGCGCATCGTCGCCGCGCTCGCGTTGCTGCTGACGGTCTACGCCTTCCTCGTCGCCCTCTTCTGGTCGATCTACTGGTCGGTGCAGTCGCTCGTCGCCGAGCTGCCCGGCTACTCGGCCGAGTTCAACGCGCTCTACCAGCAGACGCTCGTATGGCTCGAGAGCCTCGGCGTCTCGCAGGACGAGGCGCTGCAGCAGCTGCAGAACGCCTTCAGCCCGAGCGCGATCGCCAGCGCCATCGGGGCGATCGCCTCTGACGCCGGCGTCGTGCTCGCCTTCCTCGCGACCCTGTTCGTGGTGGTCTTCTTCCTCGCCTGGGATTCGATGTACCTGCCCGAGCGCATGCAGCGCATCGCGATCACGAACCCCGGCATCGTGCGCGGCGTCGACCGCTTCGCCGCCGGGGTGCAGCGCTACTGGGTGGTCACGACCCTGTTCGGCCTGATCGTCTCGGCCCTCGACCTCGTCGCCCTGACGGCTCTCGGCGTGCCCCTCGCCCTGGTGTGGGCCGTGTTCGCCTTCGTGACCAACTACATCCCCAACATCGGCTTCGTGATCGGCGTGGTGCCGCCGACGCTCATGGCGCTGCTCGCCAACGGCCCGGTGAACGCGCTGCTGACGGCGATCCTCTTCAGCGTCATCAACTTCGTGATGCAGTCGCTGATCCAGCCGAAGGTGGCCGGCGACGCGGTGGGCGTCACGCCGGCGACCTCGTTCCTGTCGCTGCTGGTGTGGGCGTTCGCGCTCGGCCCGATCGGCGCGCTCATGGCGCTGCCGGCGACGCTCGCGGTGAAGACGCTGCTCGTCGACCCCGACCCGAAGCTCGCCTGGGTCTCGAAGCTGATGTCGAACAAGATCGATCCGCTGCCGCCGCCGCGGCTGGGGCGCGCCGTCTCTCCGGGCATGCGGCCGCGCACCAAGGAGACGCCCCCGCCCGCGCCGAAGCTGCCGGGGCGCTGA
- a CDS encoding o-succinylbenzoate synthase, giving the protein MDLAYERLADRMHVVSLPLTTRFRGVSHREIALFSGPAGWGEWSPFLEYEPVEAARWLRAALEDAELERPTPVRDRVPVNATLPAVAPASVAGVLARYDGCRTVKVKVAERGQLLADDVARVAEVRSLLPDVRIRVDANGGWTVDEAETAVRALERFDLEYVEQPCATVPELAELRMRVHRLAIPIAADESVRKADDPLLVARAGAADLLVVKAQPLGGVRAALAIVAEAGLPAVVSSALDSSVGLSLGAALAAALPSLPYDCGLGTGALLAADVAEPLVPVGGSIPVARVTPDPELLRRHAASPERTAHWRARLAAALPHL; this is encoded by the coding sequence GTGGACCTCGCCTACGAGCGGCTCGCTGACCGCATGCACGTCGTGTCGCTGCCGCTGACCACGAGGTTCCGCGGCGTCTCGCACCGCGAGATCGCACTGTTCTCGGGGCCGGCGGGCTGGGGCGAGTGGAGCCCCTTCCTGGAGTACGAGCCGGTCGAGGCCGCGCGCTGGCTGCGGGCCGCACTCGAGGACGCCGAGCTCGAGCGCCCGACGCCGGTGCGGGATCGGGTGCCGGTGAACGCGACGCTGCCGGCCGTCGCGCCGGCCTCGGTCGCCGGCGTGCTCGCGCGCTACGACGGCTGCCGCACCGTGAAGGTGAAGGTGGCCGAGCGCGGGCAGCTGCTCGCCGACGACGTCGCGCGGGTCGCCGAGGTGCGGTCGCTGCTGCCCGACGTGCGGATCCGCGTCGACGCGAACGGCGGCTGGACGGTCGACGAGGCCGAGACCGCCGTGCGGGCGCTCGAGCGCTTCGACCTCGAGTACGTCGAGCAGCCGTGCGCGACGGTGCCCGAGCTGGCCGAGCTGCGCATGCGCGTGCACCGGCTCGCGATCCCGATCGCCGCCGACGAGTCGGTGCGCAAGGCCGACGACCCGCTGCTGGTCGCCCGCGCGGGCGCCGCCGACCTGCTGGTCGTGAAGGCGCAGCCGCTCGGCGGCGTGCGCGCGGCGCTCGCGATCGTCGCCGAGGCCGGGCTGCCCGCGGTGGTCTCGTCAGCGCTCGACTCGTCGGTCGGGCTGTCGCTGGGCGCCGCCCTCGCCGCCGCGCTGCCGTCGCTGCCCTACGACTGCGGGCTCGGCACCGGGGCGCTGCTGGCCGCCGATGTCGCCGAGCCGCTCGTGCCGGTCGGCGGCTCGATCCCGGTCGCGCGCGTCACGCCCGACCCCGAGCTGCTGCGTCGCCACGCGGCCTCCCCCGAGCGCACCGCGCACTGGCGCGCCCGTCTGGCCGCCGCCCTCCCCCACCTCTGA
- the menD gene encoding 2-succinyl-5-enolpyruvyl-6-hydroxy-3-cyclohexene-1-carboxylic-acid synthase codes for MPEALPAAAYADRLVAALAAAGVADIVVCPGSRSQAIALAAARMARAGALSLHVRIDERSAAFLALGLARETRQPAAIVVTSGTALANLHPAMLEAHHSDVPLIAITADRPAELQGIRSNQTTRQPGIFGEAARVVVDVGADALLDPEGDAVAAVAAALGWRDDAHTEPGPVQLNVAFRDPLSGGEPAVPVPVERVGRPPMPTSVLRPAPGTVVLAGADAGAAAVDVAEAIGAPLIAEPTSGARFGPVLVQHGRDVIGRLGADVRRVVVMGHPTLSRAVTGLIRRPDVEVVVLGRAGLDNVRGTGVSTVLAGRIEVEEADEADRGWIDRWVGAGRALAAERDAERAPDSGLSRADYARAELAEGRTRLSRRDLVTQVWERTWPHDRLMVAASRLIRELDAFASPKAVRAHANRGLAGIDGTVSTASGIAIAHERDATGGLTRLLIGDLALLHDAGGLHVPPGEERPRLQIIVGNDNGGSLFELLEVAGTADPDDFARVQRTPHDVSLEHLAAAYGWPYDRVTDRAGLRRALSQSTPGIIEAVLEGDADAQQL; via the coding sequence GTGCCTGAGGCCCTTCCGGCCGCCGCATACGCCGATCGACTGGTCGCCGCCCTCGCCGCCGCAGGGGTCGCCGATATCGTCGTCTGCCCGGGTTCGCGCTCGCAGGCGATCGCGCTGGCAGCGGCGCGGATGGCGCGCGCCGGCGCGCTGAGCCTGCACGTGCGCATCGACGAGCGCTCCGCCGCCTTCCTCGCGCTCGGCCTGGCGCGCGAGACGCGCCAGCCGGCGGCCATCGTCGTCACCAGCGGCACCGCCCTCGCCAACCTGCACCCGGCGATGCTCGAGGCGCACCACAGCGACGTGCCGCTCATCGCGATCACCGCCGATCGCCCGGCAGAGCTGCAGGGCATCCGCTCCAACCAGACCACCCGCCAGCCGGGCATCTTCGGCGAGGCGGCGCGCGTCGTCGTCGACGTGGGGGCGGATGCGCTGCTCGACCCCGAGGGCGACGCGGTCGCCGCCGTGGCAGCCGCCCTCGGATGGCGCGACGACGCGCACACCGAGCCCGGCCCGGTGCAGCTGAACGTCGCCTTCCGCGACCCGCTCTCGGGCGGCGAGCCCGCGGTGCCGGTGCCGGTCGAGCGCGTCGGCCGCCCGCCGATGCCCACCTCGGTGCTGCGGCCCGCGCCCGGCACCGTGGTGCTCGCCGGCGCCGACGCGGGCGCGGCAGCGGTCGACGTCGCCGAGGCGATCGGCGCGCCGCTGATCGCCGAGCCGACCTCCGGCGCCCGCTTCGGCCCCGTGCTCGTGCAGCACGGCCGCGACGTCATCGGCCGGCTCGGCGCCGACGTGCGCCGGGTGGTGGTGATGGGCCACCCGACCCTCTCGCGCGCGGTGACCGGCCTCATCCGCCGCCCCGACGTCGAGGTGGTGGTGCTCGGCCGCGCCGGCCTCGACAACGTGCGCGGCACCGGCGTCTCGACGGTGCTCGCGGGCCGCATCGAGGTCGAGGAGGCCGACGAGGCCGACCGAGGCTGGATCGACCGCTGGGTGGGCGCGGGCCGCGCGCTCGCCGCCGAGCGCGATGCCGAGCGGGCCCCCGACTCGGGCCTCAGCCGCGCCGACTACGCGAGGGCCGAGCTCGCCGAGGGCCGCACACGCCTCTCGCGCCGCGACCTCGTGACGCAGGTGTGGGAGCGCACCTGGCCGCACGACCGGCTGATGGTGGCGGCCTCGCGCCTCATCCGCGAGCTCGACGCGTTCGCGAGCCCCAAGGCGGTGCGCGCCCACGCCAACCGCGGTCTCGCGGGCATCGACGGCACCGTCAGCACCGCATCCGGCATCGCCATCGCCCATGAGCGCGACGCCACCGGCGGCCTCACCCGGCTGCTGATCGGCGACCTCGCGCTGCTGCACGACGCGGGCGGCCTGCACGTGCCGCCGGGCGAGGAGCGCCCGCGCCTGCAGATCATCGTCGGCAACGACAACGGCGGCAGCCTCTTCGAGCTGCTCGAGGTCGCGGGCACTGCCGACCCCGACGATTTCGCCCGCGTGCAGCGCACGCCGCACGACGTGAGCCTCGAGCACCTCGCGGCGGCGTACGGCTGGCCATACGATCGCGTCACGGATCGGGCAGGGCTGCGTCGGGCGCTCTCGCAGTCGACACCGGGCATCATCGAGGCAGTGCTGGAAGGAGACGCCGATGCGCAGCAGCTCTGA
- a CDS encoding PPK2 family polyphosphate kinase → MTAITDALRITRSVRLDQVDPRSTPGFEGDKLAGVEALAAGAGHLSQLQERLFAASKAGEERSVLLVVQGMDTSGKGGIMRHVLGQVDPQGVRITSFKAPSDAEKRHDFLWRFEPALPEPGQIAVFDRSHYEDVLIHRVRGFSEPDVIQERYGKIVEFERGLSERGITVIKVMLHVSFEEQGARLLERLDRPDKHWKYNPNDVEERTRFPDYMEAYQIAINRTARAAAPWHVVPADRKWFARLAVQELLVEALEAIDPQWPEADFDVAVERAKLIALGGVPQPEDAEAEAKEKAKAKEKRAKKDKKKAKAAKE, encoded by the coding sequence ATGACCGCCATCACCGATGCGCTGCGCATCACCCGCTCCGTCCGCCTCGACCAGGTGGATCCGCGATCCACGCCCGGGTTCGAGGGCGACAAGCTCGCCGGCGTCGAGGCGCTCGCCGCCGGTGCCGGCCACCTCTCGCAGCTCCAGGAGCGCCTGTTCGCCGCCAGCAAGGCCGGCGAGGAGCGCTCGGTGCTGCTCGTCGTGCAGGGCATGGACACCTCCGGCAAGGGCGGCATCATGCGCCACGTGCTCGGCCAGGTCGACCCGCAGGGGGTGAGGATCACCTCGTTCAAGGCGCCCTCGGATGCCGAGAAGCGGCACGACTTCCTGTGGCGCTTCGAGCCGGCGCTGCCCGAGCCGGGTCAGATCGCCGTCTTCGACCGCTCGCACTACGAGGACGTGCTGATCCACCGCGTGCGCGGGTTCTCGGAGCCCGACGTGATCCAGGAGCGCTACGGCAAGATCGTCGAGTTCGAGCGCGGGCTCAGCGAGCGGGGCATCACCGTGATCAAGGTGATGCTGCACGTCTCGTTCGAGGAGCAGGGCGCACGGCTGCTCGAGCGGCTCGACCGCCCCGACAAGCACTGGAAGTACAACCCCAACGACGTCGAGGAGCGCACCCGCTTCCCCGACTACATGGAGGCGTACCAGATCGCCATCAACCGCACCGCCCGCGCTGCGGCTCCCTGGCACGTGGTGCCCGCCGACCGCAAGTGGTTCGCGCGGCTGGCGGTGCAGGAGCTGCTGGTCGAGGCGCTCGAGGCGATCGACCCGCAGTGGCCGGAGGCCGACTTCGACGTCGCCGTCGAGCGCGCGAAGCTGATCGCCCTGGGCGGCGTGCCGCAGCCCGAGGACGCGGAGGCCGAGGCCAAGGAGAAGGCGAAGGCCAAGGAGAAGCGGGCCAAGAAGGACAAGAAGAAGGCGAAGGCCGCGAAGGAGTAG
- a CDS encoding AMP-binding protein, which produces MGIVVETSGSSGVPKRVIISDEAIAASTDAAIERLGGAGQWVLALPEHYIAGKNVVWRNEVSGAPLVRTEGAFTAEAFVEAVQSLEHDRKYTSLVPTQLARLVDAAALDRSFIGPIARLDRILLGGQRAPFGLIERAARLGWRITRTYGATETVGGCVWDGQPLRDVKIRLTDQIEIAAPQLADGYEDAALTEKRFVTDGSGTRWYKTGDAGSLIGGTLQVSGRIDDVINSGGIKISLAAVEHVVQTFAADAVVVAAPHPEWGEVPAVVTTLKPSLAEIRAAVGNALGKPARPNHLVTVSVMPTTPSGKPDRKRLGRLVASRTQERRRGLFG; this is translated from the coding sequence ATGGGCATCGTCGTCGAGACGAGCGGATCGAGCGGCGTGCCCAAGCGCGTCATCATCTCCGACGAGGCGATCGCCGCGTCCACTGACGCGGCCATCGAGCGGCTCGGCGGCGCCGGTCAGTGGGTGCTGGCGCTGCCGGAGCACTACATCGCCGGCAAGAACGTGGTCTGGCGCAACGAGGTCTCGGGCGCCCCGCTCGTGCGCACCGAGGGCGCCTTCACGGCCGAGGCCTTCGTCGAGGCGGTGCAGAGCCTCGAGCACGACCGCAAGTACACCTCGCTGGTGCCGACCCAGCTCGCCCGGCTGGTCGACGCGGCCGCGCTCGACCGCTCGTTCATCGGGCCGATCGCGCGCCTCGACCGCATCCTGCTCGGCGGCCAGCGCGCGCCGTTCGGCCTCATCGAGCGCGCCGCACGGCTCGGCTGGCGCATCACCCGCACCTACGGCGCGACCGAGACGGTCGGCGGCTGCGTGTGGGATGGCCAGCCGCTGCGCGACGTGAAGATCCGCCTCACCGATCAGATCGAGATCGCGGCTCCGCAGCTCGCCGACGGCTATGAGGACGCCGCGCTCACCGAGAAGCGCTTCGTCACCGACGGCTCCGGCACCCGCTGGTACAAGACCGGCGACGCCGGCAGCCTGATCGGCGGCACGCTGCAGGTCTCTGGCCGCATCGACGACGTCATCAACTCGGGCGGCATCAAGATCTCGCTCGCCGCGGTCGAGCACGTGGTGCAGACCTTCGCGGCGGATGCGGTGGTCGTCGCCGCCCCGCACCCCGAGTGGGGCGAGGTGCCGGCGGTCGTCACGACGCTGAAGCCGTCGCTGGCCGAGATCCGCGCGGCGGTCGGCAACGCGCTCGGCAAGCCGGCCCGCCCCAACCACCTGGTGACGGTGTCGGTGATGCCGACCACGCCTTCCGGCAAGCCCGACCGCAAGCGCCTGGGTCGCCTCGTGGCGAGCCGCACGCAGGAGCGCCGCCGAGGCCTCTTCGGCTAG
- a CDS encoding SDR family oxidoreductase: MRSSSDRSGEAASMLHAGSTIVITGGASGIGRLVALGAARKGARVMLWDSDEAAARAVATEVHATGGRATVVVVDLADADAIELAAAETLMLGPVDVLVNNAGVVSGRPLTQLSTAQIELTMRVNAIAPILVTRALLPAMRDAGRGRIVTVASAAGFIGVAGQTDYAASKFAAVGFMESLRAELRKERSPITTLTVAPFYIDTGMFAGVTTKAPSLLPILSQATVATQILGAIDSRRTLLALPPLVRLVPAIKVLPVRVADWVADALGVNEGMEGFTGRTGAVSPARVDEAGR; encoded by the coding sequence ATGCGCAGCAGCTCTGATCGCTCGGGCGAGGCCGCCTCGATGCTGCACGCCGGATCGACGATCGTCATCACCGGCGGCGCCAGCGGCATCGGCCGCCTGGTCGCGCTCGGCGCGGCCCGCAAGGGCGCGCGCGTGATGCTGTGGGATAGCGACGAGGCCGCAGCGCGCGCGGTCGCGACCGAGGTGCACGCCACCGGTGGCCGCGCCACCGTGGTCGTCGTCGACCTCGCCGATGCCGACGCGATCGAGCTGGCCGCCGCCGAGACGCTCATGCTCGGTCCGGTCGACGTGCTCGTGAACAACGCGGGCGTCGTCTCGGGCAGGCCGCTCACGCAGCTGAGCACCGCGCAGATCGAGCTCACCATGCGGGTCAACGCGATCGCGCCGATCCTCGTCACGCGAGCCCTGCTGCCCGCGATGCGCGACGCCGGCCGCGGCCGCATCGTCACCGTCGCCAGCGCGGCGGGCTTCATCGGCGTCGCCGGCCAGACCGACTACGCCGCCAGCAAGTTCGCGGCCGTCGGCTTCATGGAGTCGCTGCGGGCCGAGCTGCGCAAGGAGCGGTCGCCGATCACGACGCTCACGGTGGCGCCGTTCTACATCGACACCGGCATGTTCGCCGGCGTCACCACCAAGGCCCCATCACTGCTGCCGATCCTGTCGCAGGCGACCGTCGCGACGCAGATCCTCGGCGCGATCGACTCCCGCCGCACGCTGCTCGCGCTGCCGCCGCTCGTGCGACTGGTGCCGGCCATCAAGGTGCTGCCGGTGCGAGTGGCCGACTGGGTGGCGGATGCGTTGGGCGTCAACGAGGGCATGGAGGGCTTCACGGGCCGCACCGGTGCCGTCTCGCCCGCCCGCGTCGACGAGGCGGGCCGCTGA